The following DNA comes from Rosa rugosa chromosome 5, drRosRugo1.1, whole genome shotgun sequence.
CCTATTTCATGGTTTGAGTATGATTTTCATCATTGGGATATATGATAATACATTGGAAGTTATATGTCTTTTTAAATAATATCAAACAATAGAAAGTTACCAACAactatggtttgaaacaagtACACACAACAGAAAGATCAAAGATACTTCAAGCATCTACACATTCAAAGGACATTTAAATGTCCTTTTACAACAAGAGAGACAATAGATAACTAATAGTGGATGTTGTTTTAATaaagttcacacaacagatttggCAAAGAAACATGGAAATTCTACACATTCAGACGACATATTATTGTCGTCTCGCATTAAAACAGACAATAGATTATTTGTAAAGTCTGTTGCTAGAGTTTGACGACAACAACAtttgactgtcgtctgatatcaTATTTAACCACATATACTACCATTTTGTGCATATCTGAGcaacattcagacgacagatatattTTTGGTGACTGTCGTCTGAGTCACCTTCTGACGTCGGGTATTGACTGTCGTCTGAACACCAATCAGATATCAGCTTAATAGACGACAGATTTTcttcatatcagacgacagtcaaagtctgtcgtctgaagggttttttggcatagtgaattactttatgatgatatgtgttatgtccatatttgatcttacaagaGGGACATAGAAGTCTAAATTTCTGAACGAAAACATAATGGCAAAGTTGCGAAATGAAAGtaaaaaacaataaagaaaattaaaagagaTTTCTAAAGGAACTACAAAATCATTTAAAGATTAAACTTTGCAATACGCATCttatttatacatatattcttcTTGAACTCTATTGATTAAAAGAATGTGCATATGCAGAAGTTATGATAATGCCCTCTTTGTTTATGTAGATTTGAAATAAAAGACTCTGAATCTAAATCTGTCGGTTTGGGAGACAATTGATCATACACACATATAAGAGCAAGAAACTTTTGTAAATCCCATTTTCAAGCTCATGGACATAATAAATCTTATACCAAATTGTCAGAGCAAAAATTGTttaaagttcaaaaatatatctaTCAATCAATAAAGCATCCCGCCACCGAATTAGATCAGCTATATAAATCTCCCTTCTTCTTACTCTTCATCATCCTCTTCTGCCTCTCTCAACCATTGGACAAACGTTTCCGCCTGCCTGACGAAAATTCTGTCTGATTCATCTGCATCTGTCTTTTCTTCAACCCACCTCAGAATAGCTTCTTCTTGGATAACTTCTTGGTCATACAGTTGATACAGTATCTTATCGAACACAGAGGAGAATTCCTTGGCAGACTCCAAACACATTTCTTCAAACTTCATTATTACTTCTATCTCCTCATCTATGTCTGATAGGTAGTTCTTGAGCAGGTGTTTCCATTTTGAAATTACCCTAGAAGCAGCTCTAACCAATTCGCTTGCCGAGTCATGTGGAGCTTCCAATGCCAATTTCATCATCGAGTAAAAGATAGCTCCAGCACAAATTACAGTTTCCTTGTTGGATGACAATCTCAGCGAGTTCACTTCCAAGACGACATGCTCTAGTTTTATATTTTCATGCACGgctcttaggaaggttgcttcaACCTCATTCTCAAAGTCAGAAGTATCTTCATCGCTGTCTTCAGAATCACTAGATTCAAGTTTTACCTCTCCTGAAGATGTGAGACTGCTTCCATCCGTGGCACGTATCACCTCAGCATGTTTGTCTGCAGGAATGGGAGCAACTGAATTTCTCCACTCGTCATCACAAATTGACCAAACATAACCAGCCCCACCAGTACCAAGCTCATTTGGTTTATTTACATTACAATTAATATGCCGCGAAATTTCTGCAATTCCATTGCTATAATCGTCTGCATACTCCAGCTCCTCATCATCACTATCTTGTTCGGTTGGTTGTTGAAGTAACGATATCTTTGAGTATGAAGGAACAGTGCATTGTTCTCCTAAAACAACCTGGAAAGACAAAACTACTCCAGGTTCCAAAATTGCCCCGGACTTGATGACCACTCCATCACAAACCACAGCATGCTTTAGCTTGCAGCCATCTTCGATGGTGACATTGTCCAATATATAAGAACCTTCTATGGAAACATTTGACCCAATAGAACACCCTTCCCCAATAACAGAACTTAAAATTTCAGTATTGTCCGCAATCTTGGTGCCATGTCCGATTTCTGTAAACTTAATATCTGGCATCGAGGGGTAACTCCCTCTCTGAATGATGTCCTTACTAACTGCATCGTAGCTTCGGAAGTTGTCAATCTTAGCAGCATAACTAGAGTCAATTTCATGTGTGAATATCTTGTATCCCATAACGTCATCGTCAAGCAATCCATTCAATAAATCATGACGAAGATCTTGGTAATCGATATTGTATGCTAGAAGGCTGAGGACTTCAGGAGAGCAGATGTCGATATAGCAATCCTCTCTATCATTATGCAGAGAAATCGAAGATTTACCAACAAGCAACGACTTATCAAGACAAAATATAGATTCCTTTGTATGGTCTGCCTTTTCCTCGTAACACAAAAGCTGCTTTGTGCTAGGATCTATTGCCATAAACAGCTCACCAGTGCCAAGTAATCGAGATTGGTGGGTCATGATTTGAGAAGGTTTGATAACAATTGTCATTACAGCATTAttatctttctttcttctctctttatgTTCTTGAAGCACTTGAGTAAGCGACATGTCGCTCACAGTATCCCCACTTATGAGGACAAAATCTCCATGGATCACATCGCGCTCGTATATCAAACGCAGAGCATCTCCAGCACTAGCAGAAGCATGTGACTCAATTGCGGTGACTGCGAAGCAGCCAGGTTGACAAAACCACCTAGAAGTCTCTAGATAATTGATCACTTGCTTGGAGTGAGCGCAGCAGAAAACAAAGACCTCCTTGACTCCAGCAGACTTGAGCCAAGCTAAGGTGTAGCTGATCATGGGGACATTTACTAATGGCAAAAGCACTTTGGGGCGTTCAAGGGTGACGGGGTAGAATTTGGTAGTAAAACTATCGGCTAAGAGGATGGCCTGCAGGGGAACATGTCCCAATTCCTCAGAGTCCTCGGAACCCCTCGACGCACCTTTCTTCTCTGCACCCATTGCCCTCTTCTTTGCACCCATTGCCTTCTCTTCGTTCTTAATTTGTATGAATGAATTAAAATTTAGGAGAAATCGATCAATGAAATTCGGATCTCTGCCTTTTGCGATAGGAATTATAATTTGGAACCTCTGCCTTTTGTTCTTAATGTAGCTAGCCCTCGCTGCATTATGAATAGAAATTTCCTCTTCACTAGGAAATAATTTGGATACCAAAGAGATTGGGAATTTTCTTATTTATTGATCTTCTTCAAAGatggagtatatatacaaagTATACACAATCCTAATATGAAACTAATTACATCGTGGATATTCTCCCATTAACTACATAATATTCTCCTTAACtatacaatcctaattatactacaattcctacaattatggagagtgactcacgccaacaataTAGATAAGGAAATTCCCTATTCCTAATTTGGAATTGGTAAGTTTACATGTATTCATTATTTTAAGACGAAAAGTCAGGCATCTTATTAGGTATCAAAATTGTATTGTTATGTTATTTGTATTTTTCTCATTGAATTATTATATTCTTTAAATTTttcttatctatactattattaagagaagaggggtttgttagccaaaacaattttttttttactgaaatagccctcaaatattaaaaaagttTAAGAAAGTTTAAATGTGCAAGGATAAAGTAAGTtgtaaattacaaaataaaaaagcttaaaaaaatataaaaataagcaTTATCCATCTGCTCTCCCAAACTATCACCCAGTAACTTCAACTGTTCCTCACATTCAACTGCTAAAAATTGGTTTCAttattttaaaatatatttttttttttcaaaataaaattcacacaCATAGTGTGTGTTTTCCTTCTAGTTATTCATAATTTCAATTGAATTTAGAGTCAAATAAGTCAAAAATTTAAGCTTGAACTTATCCCTTAATCGAACTGAGCTCGAACTTTAAGAAATCATTCGAGCCAGAGTTGAGCTTAATTAAGTTTAGAAAAAACCCCAATaaggtttcttttttttttactttgtcaaggggaacccaaaggtttcctaggcccaagataaactcattcggcgcatgtgaaatgctccaactgtgcattgcagcacagtgcctggccactttgacagcttcggggttcgaacctaggttggggagcacacccaactaggcaagaaccactaggccacttgcagtggttaaaaAGCTACCCAATAAGGTTTCTTTGTACTTGACTACTTATTTGAGAAATTCTCAAATTTTAATGAAGAAAGGAAGAAGAGTACACAAACGGCAGCAAGGCCTAGACCAAATAGCTAGTTTAAGCAAGCCATAATTTCAAAGTTCATGGCCAACTATTGGAAGCCATAAATTCAACCACTCTTGAGTCTTGATATTTTCTTTCCACACaatctttttttaaaaaaaataaaagaggtcatcccattatgtaatttagcaagcagtacaaaaacaatccaccctatggggtcgacaaaAAGAACCGTTCCGTATAAACTACTACAAAGTCACCACTAACTAAAAGAGCAAACAAACTAGTAGtctcctagcacacccaccttttaggattaAGCCCACCTTTTCTTTCCACACAATCTTAACCTAGCTtgaaagtttttatttttattttttattttttaacataAAACCTTCAAggaaatatataagaaaattacTAGATATTAAACTAGCTTTCAGAAATCAATTATAACTTATTGGGCACAGCTCGAAGTGGCTGAGCCATTTGTAAAGTGAGGCCAAACTTGTCTTCTATGTTCATAGTCTCAGATACAACTCCATCTTCAAGTTTACAATCGAAGCAGTTAATGAGTGAACCCAACATCAAGTGTAACATTCTCATTGCTAGTGGCAGTCCAAGACATATTCTTCTCCCACCACCAAATGGAATGAAACTTTGGTCTTTTCCCGTAACATGAATTTGGTTCTCCAATCCTAAGAACCTCTCCGGCATAAAAGAGTCTACCACCACCAAATGGAATAAGATCAAAGTTTCTTCCCGTAACATGAATTTGGATAAGATCAAAGTTTCTTCCCGTAACATGAATTTGGATCTCCAATCCTAAGAACCTCTCCGACATAAAGAGTTTGTGTTGTCCCAAATGCCAGGGTCTCTGCCTATGGCCCAAGCATCGTGGCAGTAGCAATGGGACTGATGAGTGTAACCGGAATGTTTCTTCTTCCCAAACACTTGATCCAGCTCAACTTGAGCTTTCGAGAGGCTTTCTGGGTTGTGTAGTAACTCAGCCATTGCTCATTCCAATGTAGCTGAAGTTGTATCTGTGCCCGCAGCAAATAGAGCATGTATATACATTCCACAATCAATTGGCAATTGATAGAGTGGTCCAAACCCatacccataggcaaggtcccatggATAACCCGCTTTAATACTAttataaagtaatctggggttcataTCTGTGAGCTTCGGAAATATTCAAGGAGCTAAAGTGAAACAGTTCGATATTTGATCTGTAGTCTCAGTAATTGCTAAGGTCCTTGAGGTGAAGCTTTCGAATTAAAGGTTAATATTAAAGTACActtcacgacgagttcgtgataattttctggaattttttGGATATGGGAGCTATTTATTACGAATTTCTGAAATTTAGAAAATTattaaaggaaaaggaaaatgctCCGGTGCAATCTTGGCCGTATTTGTTTAATCAGAGCTATTGAAAATCATTCAAGGAAGTACCATATATATagactagatttttttttttttttttggcaaagtatATATAGACTAGATTAGATCGACAATTCAAAAAAGTCGAGAGAAGCCCAGAGCTCTCGACCCGTTTACACGACCTGACGAACTGCGTAGTGATCGACCGGAACCTCTCCATTCGGCGACGATAGGGCGGCGCACCGGTACCGTTCGGTTCGTCTTGACGACGCCGACGTGCCTCTTGTCACGGATCGTCCATGCAAGGAGCGAGGAGAGAAAATCGAGGCTCGAAAGTTTCCAACTTTCTGGCGGTTCCGCAGCATTTTCCGGCGATCGTTTGTCGTGCATGAGGTATGAAGTGTGACCTGCTCTTCGAGCTCTACATGTCCGTATAATTAGTTTTCGATTTCGGTTGGGTATTGACGGATTGATGATTTGTGTTTTTCGGTATCATCGGACTTCGTCGGAGTTCACTGTTCACGGCTGCTTTCTTGTGTTTTTGGGTTCATTCCCGCCAAAAATTCTCGTCCTAGAACTGGAATTGGAGCTCGGTTATGTTCAATTCATGGAACGGTTTGGTTGGAGAGCTCGCTGGCGTTCGCTGCTGGGAATTCCAGTAGATAACAAGGTGAGCTATTTCTCCATGGAGAATTGAAATCAGTTTTGTGTTTATCTTCAAGTCTTCTGCCTGAAATTATTGGAATGGAAGTTTGTTACCCGGCTTGTTATGTGCCGGGTAAAATTGTGGAGGAGTGAGCAAAGAAAGGGTTTTTCCCAGCTACTGTGTTCTTCGTCAAAGGAGTGAACCCCATCTGTTTTAGTCTTGTTTGGAGTCGAGGTTAGTTGGGTTCTCCTTTGATGATATTGAAACATGAAAATTTGGTTAATCACCTGATGATTAGAACTTGGTTAAAATGATTTTTGTTTGTCTCTGTCAAGTTCATGAGTGGAAGGCCGCAAGAAGGGACTTTGTGGAGCTGGACCAAACTTGGGTGTGGAACTCTAGAATGAGAGTGGTTACTATGATTTTCACCAGAGGTAATGATCTGAAAATAGATAGAATTGCTGTGAAATTGTTGGAGTATGAAGTTGATTTGTTTGGGAGTATATTAATTGCATAATTTGTTAAAGGTACAGTCTTGGTGGCTGTAATCAAGTTATTGGAAGTACAGTGTGCTTTTGGACTTGTTGACGTTGCAATTTGGGCTGGTGGTGAATTATAaggtttaattgtgagttgtctGCTTGATAATTGATATGTGCTTGGTGACTAAAAATCAAAACACAAGTTGTGGAAAGCATAAATTGCTCGATGTGTAAAGACTAGGAATCGAATGTtgatattttatatatatatatatatatcatatccTTTGGGTAACTGCATCATGTATTGACTAATTGGTCTTAAAAACGTggaatgaaaaggaaaagaatgatGACTGTAAATTTGGATTCTATACCATTTGCTAGTGAGACTATGAAACCAAGAGATGGATGTGTATAGATTGTTAGTTAATCTGGTATATGCTAGTTTCCAGTACACTCTGTTTGTCATTAATTGTGATACTGGACATAAGTTCTAAGTAGACATATACGTTGTGTGTTAATGGATGACGTAGAACTTGGGTTCATACGAAATTGTCACCAAGTAAAACTCGGGTTATCACTCAAGTTTGGCTTAAACTGAAGAGTGGTGTAAAAGGGTAAATAGTTTTGGGTGTCCTAAGAAATAAAAAGGATGACACCCGATAAGGAAATTAAGGAATTCATTTTGAAGGAAAATAATTTAAATGGACTTGGTAGTATTTGCAGTGTGTTATTGAATGGAATTTTGTTTTAACACTAGAATACTATTGTTGTCGGGCTTAGGGGCTCCAGTTACCCAAAATGGGAAAGGTGGTGATGTTGGCCTAGAAAAGCGAATGGAGTCAAAGTTGCGATATTGCAGGTAGGGGATTCTGGACTCGCCTCAATTAGTAATTTTGATGCATATATTTTAAGGAAATTATTGATGCATGAAAAATGTATTTCGATTTTTCTATGAGTTAATATTTGATGacctgagagtgagaggagcaTAGCGATTTCCTTGGGCTTCGATCCCCTATACCTCCGGAGGGGCTGTATGGACTGAAGAGTGTATGACATCCTTTGAGGTGTGGCACTGCTTCTAGGTGATACGGCGTAAGTGGACACTCTCGCTACACCTTGCCGGTGTAAACGATATTAATCATGGTAAGGTTGTAGTAGGCATAGCGATCATTCATCAGGTCTGTTTTATTCTTCTGGACCCTACTATACTTTTATAAACGAACTACGGTTGTGGTTTCGAACATCTTTATCTATATGCATTGTTTTCTCACTTACTTTGCCGGCACCTGTATTTTAAATTGTTTTACACCTAGCTGGGGTAGAGTCttattgagcagcgaggacgaaagctcacccctacaacagtttgtggatgcaggtactgtgtaCGAAGACGGGACAGTTGGACAATGCTAAATGTGGCTTAATTACCCTGTACTTCAATTGTGTCATCGACGGAGTTAGATCTGCGTGACAGGTCTTATTTATATTTGTCTTTAAAAGACTTCCGATGATTTATAGCTTTCACCTCACTTTAACAAATGCTTCCGCGCTCAAGTTTTCCTAATGGATTTACTAAAGtacttttaatttctttcttaCGCCTTGCGGGTTCTTAGGACTTGAGTTAGGAAAATTCTTAGTCTAGGTTCTAAGGATACACGGCACTGTAATGTACTCGATTTGATGAAATGCAAATTGGGGCGTTACaatatccaaaaccaattggcaatggatggagtggcccaaaaccttataaactcatagccAAGGTTCcattttttccatgtgggatgtatatattctcaacacctTTAATCAATCACAGATTGAGTGAAGCCTAACATCTTGTTGTAGTAATTCGTAAAACGCCGCCTTGTGCCTTGCGGGTCAAGCTTCCTAAGCACAGGAAAATAGTCCCCCAAATTCGGTTTCCCAGCCTCTTCCATTAAGCCCCAAACGATCTCATTGTACTCTCTGGCCATCTCACTACTACTACTTTCCGTAGCAGCCAAATCGAAAGAGAAAATAGTCCTTAACAGCAAATTGAGGGTAGTTTTAAAAGCAGCCTCTTCAATATCTACTGCCACACCATGTACCATGCTCTCAACTTGCACTTTCACTCGCCGATTCGCTTGGTTGGCATCAAGAACTTTGGTGGCAAACAATTGGGAGCTGCATATTTTGCGAAGCTTTCTCCGCCTTGGTGATACTGACATCCAGGGCAAGCTGTCTGTCACTGCTTGCAGCGCATCTAGGATTGTTCGTTGCAAAACAATTGATGGATTCAGAGGATTTCTTTGGCCATGGTTGATGAAGAAACTACAATAGTGGTTAGTTGGCCTAGTTTCAAAGACATTATGGGGCCATATTGTTGTGAAAGCTTGGTCAAAGAGAGATGAGGTTTGTCTCCAAGCTCGAAAAGATTACCTATCAATGGAAATGGCTTTGGTCCTGGCTACCTATCAATGGAAATGGCTTTGATCCTGGTGGAAGCCTAGCTTTGGCTCTTCTATGGAGGGCTTGGACTAAGAACCAGGAGACAAAACACAGAGACAGGAGTACTATACAACTCAAGAAATCCATCTCTCACAAAACAAATTTAACTTGAAAATTACAACTCTTCTTGGCCCTTAATTTATAGAATGACTTGAGATCTGTTGGCCATTGGCATAAATTAATGACATCTTTTTTCAAATGCTGTCTAGATTTGAAAGATACTACAGTATCTCGTTTGTTAACCTTGATTATGCAATTAAGTTAGAGGTACAGCTAGCTTAGTTTCAACTAGTAAAGCAGCTGGTGTCGTAGGATACTCAATCACCATTCTCTGCTTTCATGTTCAAGGAAACAGCTTAATCAAATTTAATGTCAACCAAATTATGTGTTTTATTGTGCAAACTAGAAATTTGCCTACAATAATTGAagagtttttactttttagtgaGCCAGTTCATTCAAAAATTTCAAGACAATCATTGCCACACTTGCAGGTCTATTCTGGTAACTTCCTTATTCGCAAATGACTCTTATCAGATGAAAGCCCCTCTTATCAATAATGAAGTTTAGCAGGCTTCAGACTGGTGGCCATGTAAGTCTAGCCGTAAGTTCAGACTGGTGGGCCTTTTACCACAAGCAACCTAACAGTGGGCATTAGTCCGTTCAAACTGAGGCCAAACTAGAGATAAGATATGGAGCAAATTAGCCATAAAACTCGAAATGCTGATAAAAACATTTTGAGTAGGGAAAATTAGCCATACTTGAAGTCTATGACTTGTGATTTTCATAGATGCTGATGGAATGCTGTAAAAGTAATGATCGCTTGAACAGAGCTTCTTATGTGGGTTCAAGTGTTTAATACAAATGAAGAAGGGTATACTAATGGCAACAAGGCACAGACCAAATAGTTTAAGTCATAAACTGTAAGTTAATTCATGGCAAACTAATATATTAAtcacaaattttatttttccttgtaGAAAAGAAATTTCACTAAACCTTCATggaaatatataagaaaattacTTGATTCAGCCCACTGTTATTTTACATCATTCCATTAAAATTCAGAGTAGAAACCAATTATGAGTAGGGAACAGCTTTGAGAGGCTGAGCCATTTGTAAAGTGAGGCCAAACCTGTCTTCCATGTTCATAGTCTCAGGTACAACCCCATCTTCAAGCTTCCAATCAAAGCAGTTGATGAGTGAACCCAACATCAAGTGCAACATTCTCATTGCCAATGGCAAACCTGGACATATTCTCCTCCCACCACCAAATGGAATAAGCTCAAAGTTTTTTTCCATAACATCAATTTGGTTGTGTAATCCTAAGAACCTCTCTGGCATAAAAGAGTTTTGTCCCAAATGTCGGCGTCTCGGCCTATGGCCCAAACATTAACTAGAACTTGTGCACCCTTCGGGACAATGTAGCCCCCGATTTCTACATCTGTTTCAGCTTTTCGTGGCAGTAGCAATGGACCCGCTGGGTGCAACCGCAAGGTTTCCATGATTATTGTTTGTAAGTAAGGGAGTCTGGCAATGTCGGATTCCTCAATTGGTTTTCCTTTTCCAACCATTTGATCTAGCTCTTCTTGAGCTTTAGAAAGACTCTCTGGGTTGTGTAGTAGCTCCGCCATTGCCCATTCCAATGTGGCTGAAGTTGTATCTGTCCCCGCAACGAATAGAGCCTACTACTAATTGTTTAGAAAGTAACACTGCACTGCATTGCACTTTGAATCATTATTTAGTTGAATATCTTATCATTTAATAGACAAATAATTTGTAATTAAGCCTAGCATTATTGAAGTAAGTATCCAAGAAGAACAGAAAGTAGTAGATAGAGAGTAGAAACTAACCACAAACAAATGTTCAACAACTTCGGAGTTCTTCAAatccacctcatttttctcttcaCCGAGGTTTATAAGAGTATCCAACATATCATTACTTGTTACATAATCATCCCCTTTTCTACATTCCAACCTTTGACTGATCACTGATTCAATCAAGCCTAACATCTTGTTGAAGTAATTCATAAAGCGCCGCCTTATGCCTTGGGGATCAATCTTCCTAAGCACTGGAAAATAGTCCCCCAAATTCGGCTTCCCAGCCTCTTCCATGACACCATTAACAATCTTCTTGAATTCTCTAGTCATCTCACTA
Coding sequences within:
- the LOC133713168 gene encoding uncharacterized protein LOC133713168, translated to MGAEKKGASRGSEDSEELGHVPLQAILLADSFTTKFYPVTLERPKVLLPLVNVPMISYTLAWLKSAGVKEVFVFCCAHSKQVINYLETSRWFCQPGCFAVTAIESHASASAGDALRLIYERDVIHGDFVLISGDTVSDMSLTQVLQEHKERRKKDNNAVMTIVIKPSQIMTHQSRLLGTGELFMAIDPSTKQLLCYEEKADHTKESIFCLDKSLLVGKSSISLHNDREDCYIDICSPEVLSLLAYNIDYQDLRHDLLNGLLDDDVMGYKIFTHEIDSSYAAKIDNFRSYDAVSKDIIQRGSYPSMPDIKFTEIGHGTKIADNTEILSSVIGEGCSIGSNVSIEGSYILDNVTIEDGCKLKHAVVCDGVVIKSGAILEPGVVLSFQVVLGEQCTVPSYSKISLLQQPTEQDSDDEELEYADDYSNGIAEISRHINCNVNKPNELGTGGAGYVWSICDDEWRNSVAPIPADKHAEVIRATDGSSLTSSGEVKLESSDSEDSDEDTSDFENEVEATFLRAVHENIKLEHVVLEVNSLRLSSNKETVICAGAIFYSMMKLALEAPHDSASELVRAASRVISKWKHLLKNYLSDIDEEIEVIMKFEEMCLESAKEFSSVFDKILYQLYDQEVIQEEAILRWVEEKTDADESDRIFVRQAETFVQWLREAEEDDEE